A region from the Benincasa hispida cultivar B227 chromosome 10, ASM972705v1, whole genome shotgun sequence genome encodes:
- the LOC120089454 gene encoding uncharacterized protein LOC120089454 — MYLFHGIILCILTFVVKNILTDKPKMEQNPLKIWLCHRIITASHLRFAKLLSGTEAFCIYLRLLGAVIGTHCSIRAINPVSDPELISIRTGVHLGDFSRIISGFYSTTGLTRGKIEIQENSVIGSQSIVLPGSVIQEDVVLGALSVSSMNSTLIRGGVYVGSRTPVMIKNTMHMLDERIEKMDMIYKKIVGNLAANLAATTLKVKTRYFHRIGVSGKGYLKIYENIKGLPDHKIFSPGKSYPVFIRHSNSLSADDDARIDARGAALRIFSDGSDTTPLLDLTLKTGNAFYARTIADFATWLVCGLPAREQHVKKVPHIRDAVWNSLRLTNSYSELHYYSNICRLFRFNDGQEMYVKVKLRPYDKTINEDSGKVEPIGILPPETGAIPRADDDKRPLLFLAEDFLNRVNSREGVRYVFQLQTRPVPQDEAEQDRALDCTKTWDETEFPCLDIGEIEIQQSLSKEESEALEFNPFLRCHEVDVISATSVSQSASIDHGRSLIYEICQHLRNGTPLPEAWKIFLQQSDTKVDLSGCPVAAVLKERGNEKAALDRTWYQNFWLTFFQPLLQTALPYFIMGLIIFFPLAYVMHLKENKKLLLHWSLPLLWVSSGIIAAFCCVVAKWVLVQKKKEGETIGIWSIRIFMDTIWQAIKTVVGDYFMEMTSGSFIFVLIMNLMGSDVDLEQGTYVDSMGALLNPEMVKIHRGGSVGREALLFGHIYEGGGKVKFGTIEIGEGGFVGSRAIAMPGVRVESEASLAPLSLAMKEEIIRAN, encoded by the coding sequence ATGTACTTATTTCATGGGATTATACTTTGCATCCTCACATTTGTCGTGAAAAATATTCTCACCGACAAACCCAAAATGGAGCAAAACCCCCTGAAAATTTGGCTTTGCCATCGAATTATCACTGCCAGCCACCTTAGATTTGCTAAACTCTTGTCTGGAACAGAAGCCTTCTGCATATACCTGCGCCTTTTGGGTGCAGTAATTGGCACGCATTGTTCAATCAGAGCCATCAATCCAGTATCGGATCCAGAACTAATTTCTATTCGCACTGGTGTTCATCTTGGTGACTTCAGCAGGATTATTTCTGGATTCTATTCGACGACTGGCCTTACTCGTGGGAAGATTGAGATACAAGAAAATTCTGTTATAGGCAGTCAAAGTATAGTCCTTCCTGGATCAGTGATTCAAGAAGACGTTGTTCTTGGTGCACTTTCAGTTTCCTCAATGAACTCAACACTCATAAGGGGAGGTGTTTATGTTGGTTCTCGAACTCCAGTCATGATCAAGAATACTATGCACATGTTAGATGAAAGAATAGAAAAGATGGACATgatatacaagaagatagttgGCAACCTGGCTGCAAATTTAGCCGCTACAACGTTGAAAGTCAAAACGAGGTACTTCCATCGAATTGGTGTTAGTGGGAAGggttatttgaaaatttatgaaaatattaagGGTTTACCTGATCACAAGATATTCTCTCCTGGGAAGAGTTATCCTGTATTCATCAGACATAGCAATAGCTTGAGTGCCGACGACGATGCCAGAATCGATGCTCGTGGAGCAGCATTGAGAATATTTTCAGATGGATCAGACACTACCCCACTCCTTGACTTGACATTGAAAACAGGCAATGCATTCTACGCAAGAACCATTGCAGACTTTGCAACATGGCTAGTGTGTGGACTTCCTGCAAGAGAACAGCATGTCAAGAAAGTTCCACATATCCGTGATGCAGTATGGAATTCTCTCCGATTAACCAACTCATATTCAGAGCTACATTATTACTCAAACATATGTCGATTGTTCCGATTCAATGATGGACAAGAAATGTATGTGAAGGTAAAATTGAGGCCTTACGATAAAACAATCAATGAGGATTCTGGTAAGGTTGAGCCGATTGGAATTCTTCCACCAGAGACAGGTGCAATTCCTAGAGCTGATGATGACAAACGCCCATTGCTGTTTTTGGCTGAAGATTTCCTTAATCGTGTGAACTCTCGCGAAGGTGTTCGTTACGTTTTTCAGCTTCAAACTCGTCCAGTTCCACAAGATGAGGCTGAACAAGACAGAGCACTTGACTGCACCAAAACCTGGGATGAAACTGAGTTTCCATGTCTAGACATTGGAGAAATTGAAATCCAACAAAGTCTATCAAAAGAAGAATCTGAAGCACTGGAATTCAACCCCTTTCTCCGGTGTCACGAGGTTGATGTCATTTCAGCTACATCAGTTTCCCAGAGTGCTTCAATCGATCATGGCCGTTCATTGATATATGAGATTTGCCAGCATTTGCGAAATGGAACTCCTCTTCCAGAAGCCTGGAAAATCTTCCTTCAACAATCAGATACAAAAGTAGATCTCTCTGGTTGTCCAGTGGCTGCAGTTTTAAAGGAAAGGGGCAATGAAAAGGCAGCGCTTGACAGGACTTGGTATCAGAACTTCTGGCTTACATTCTTTCAACCATTATTACAAACAGCTCTGCCTTATTTCATCATGGGTTTGATCATCTTTTTTCCACTAGCTTATGTTATGCACCTGAAGGAAAACAAGAAACTTCTATTGCATTGGTCACTTCCATTGTTGTGGGTGTCTTCTGGGATAATAGCTGCATTTTGTTGTGTTGTAGCAAAATGGGTTCTGGtgcagaagaagaaagaaggggAAACAATAGGGATTTGGAGCATAAGGATTTTCATGGACACAATATGGCAGGCCATTAAAACAGTGGTGGGAGATTATTTCATGGAAATGACAAGTGGGTCTTTCATATTTGTGCTGATAATGAATTTGATGGGTTCAGATGTGGATTTGGAGCAAGGGACTTATGTAGACAGTATGGGAGCTTTGTTGAATCCTGAAATGGTGAAGATCCATAGAGGTGGTAGTGTGGGAAGAGAAGCATTATTATTTGGACACATATATGAAGGAGGAGGGAAAGTCAAGTTTGGAACTATTGAGATTGGAGAAGGTGGCTTTGTGGGTAGCAGAGCAATAGCCATGCCTGGAGTTAGAGTGGAGAGTGAAGCAAGTCTTGCACCTCTCTCTTTGGCCATGAAAGAAGAAATCATAAGGGCAAATTAG
- the LOC120089455 gene encoding enoyl-[acyl-carrier-protein] reductase [NADH], chloroplastic-like, with the protein MAAAASNLQIATLRHCQLPSRKGFEPCGTTLGGSSKVSSWAKLSSSSNISSLPFFQRKFFSSSVKNERTVTKAMAEANDSKPGSGLSIDLKGKRAFIAGVADDNGYGWAIAKSLAAAGAEILVGTWVPALNIFESSLRRGKFDESRVLPGGSLMEITKVYPLDAVFDSPEDVPEDIKTNKRYAGSSNWTVKEVAESVKQDFGSIDILVHSLANGPEVTKPLLETSRNGYLAALSASSYSYISLLKHFVPIINPGGSSLSLTYIASERIIPGYGGGMSSAKAALESDTRVLAFEAGRKHKIRVNTISAGPLRSRAAKAIGFIDMMIDYSSANAPLQKELSAEEVGNAAAFLASPLASAITGAVIYVDNGLNAMGVGVDSPIFKDLDIPTDKH; encoded by the exons ATGGCAGCAGCAGCTTCTAACCTTCAGATAGCGACACTAAGACACTGCCAATTGCCCTCTAGGAAAGGCTTCGAGCCATGTGGAACAACCCTTGGCGGCAGTTCTAAAGTATCATCATGGGCTAAGCTTTCAAGTTCTAGCAATATATCATCCTTACCATTTTTCCAGCGGAAGTTTTTCTCGTCTTCTGTGAAGAATGAGAGAACGGTAACCAAAGCAATGGCTGAAGCTAATGATAGTAAGCCTGGCTCTGGGCTGTCAATTGATCTAAAAG GTAAGAGAGCATTTATCGCTGGTGTAGCCGACGATAATGGATATGGTTGGGCAATTGCAAAATCTCTTGCAGCGGCTGGTGCTGAAATTCTTGTCGGCACGTGGGTGCCT GCCTTGAACATTTTTGAATCCAGCTTGAGACGTGGAAAGTTTGATGAATCACGAGT ACTGCCTGGTGGATCTCTTATGGAGATCACAAAAGTATATCCTCTAGATGCAGTTTTTGACAGTCCTGAAGATGTTCCTGAAGAT ataaaaacaaacaaacgcTATGCTGGATCCTCAAATTGGACTGTAAAG GAAGTTGCCGAGTCTGTGAAGCAAGACTTTGGCAGCATTGACATTCTTGTGCACTCCCTTGCTAATGGACCGGAG GTAACAAAACCCTTGTTGGAGACATCCCGGAATGGTTATCTAGCAGCTTTATCCGCATCAAGCTACTCTTATATATCTCTACTGAAGCATTTTGTTCCAATCATTAATCCAG GTGGTTCTTCATTATCCCTCACATACATAGCATCTGAAAGGATCATTCCAGG GTATGGAGGTGGCATGAGTTCTGCCAAAGCTGCTTTGGAGAGTGATACACGA GTACTTGCATTTGAAGCTGGAAGAAAACACAAAATCAGAGTGAACACAATATCTGCTG GTCCACTAAGAAGTCGAGCTGCAAAAGCAATCGGATTTATTGACATGATGATTGACTATTCATCAGCGAATGCACCTTTGCAGAAAGAACTATCTGCTG AGGAAGTGGGGAATGCAGCTGCCTTCTTGGCATCACCTCTGGCTAGTGCCATTACTGGAGCTGTTATCTACGTTGATAATGGTTTGAACGCGATGGGCGTAGGAGTTGATAGTCCAATATTTAAGGATCTAGATATTCCAACAGACAAGCATTAG